The following are from one region of the Ananas comosus cultivar F153 linkage group 20, ASM154086v1, whole genome shotgun sequence genome:
- the LOC109725426 gene encoding pentatricopeptide repeat-containing protein At4g18520-like: MLSSPSLPLPLFQIHHPSPLPSPHSPPFASKEAPKRPIHNTPHKRTLKSRSFPLQNPSFSTKPEALPPSPQNPEEDFVGSFRFRRFRELWDARKVFDGMPERNVVSWTAVLNGFLNMGLDDEVLVLFKEMVGSDVKANGLTFVCLLKFCGNRFDVDLGKQVHACVVKGRWSNLIVDSALVFFYSRCGDLLGAFKVFDKMPGKDVVCWTTMITAYVQHGLVDEAFSMFSSMQYHGFCPNEFTVCSVLKACGEARDLRLGKQLHGAVAKGLFKQDVYVGSSLVNMYVRCGEVLDARIVFDLMPKRNTITWTSMISGYAQSGFGEEAILLFQRMKRRRVFVNNQTVVSVLSACGSIGSLHLGKEVHAQIIKNLVLENIHIGSTLIWFYCKCGEYNYAAKILESMPARDVISWTAMISGYSSLGYGSEALKLLNDMLWDNVKPNMFTYSSALKACARLENANYGKWIHACVSKAKALENVFVGSSLIDMYMRCRDVADALRVFDEMPDRNSVTWKVMVIGYAKNGRCKEALKLMYRMQEEGFDVDNFVLATVLSACGDVQWESERASTCCLISGCVNETRK; this comes from the exons ATGctctcatctccttctctcccACTCCCCCTCTTCCAAATCCACCACCCTTCGCCTCTCCCCTCCCCACACTCCCCACCATTCGCATCCAAAGAAGCTCCCAAAAGGCCCATTCACAACACACCCCACAAGAGAACCCTCAAATCCCGATCTTTCCCTTTGCAAAATCCCTCCTTTTCGACAAAACCGGAAGCGCTTCCCCCCTCTCCGCAGAACCCAGAAGAGGATTTTGTTGGCTCCTTTCGGTTTCGAAG GTTTCGCGAATTATGGGATGCGAGGAAGGTGTTCGATGGTATGCCCGAGAGAAATGTCGTTTCGTGGACAGCCGTTCTTAACGGGTTTCTAAACATGGGTCTTGATGATGAAGTGTTGGTTCTATTTAAGGAAATGGTTGGTAGTGATGTCAAGGCGAACGGGTTGACCTTCGTTTGTTTACTAAAGTTCTGCGGCAATAGGTTTGATGTTGATCTCGGGAAACAGGTTCATGCTTGTGTAGTGAAGGGTCGATGGAGTAATTTGATAGTGGATAGTGCACTTGTATTCTTCTATTCGCGATGTGGTGATCTTTTGGGGGCATTTAAAGTGTTCGATAAAATGCCCGGCAAAGATGTTGTTTGTTGGACTACGATGATCACGGCTTACGTTCAGCATGGGCTAGTAGATGAAGCCTTTTCGATGTTTTCGTCCATGCAATATCACGGCTTTTGCCCTAACGAGTTCACTGTGTGCAGTGTTCTGAAGGCTTGTGGGGAAGCGAGGGATTTAAGATTAGGAAAGCAGCTACATGGTGCTGTAGCTAAAGGTTTGTTCAAGCAAGATGTATATGTCGGTAGTTCGCTTGTGAACATGTATGTTAGATGTGGGGAGGTTTTAGATGCTAGGATAGTGTTCGATTTAATGCCCAAAAGAAACACAATTACGTGGACTTCTATGATATCTGGTTATGCTCAAAGTGGTTTTGGAGAAGAGGCCATCTTGTTGTTTCAAAGAATGAAGAGAAGGCGCGTATTTGTTAATAACCAAACGGTTGTTAGCGTTCTTAGTGCTTGCGGTTCTATAGGATCTCTACACCTCGGAAAAGAAGTTCAtgctcaaataataaaaaatcttgTTTTGGAGAACATTCATATTGGGAGCACTCTTATTTGGTTTTATTGTAAATGTGGAGAGTATAATTATGCAGCGAAAATTCTTGAATCAATGCCCGCGAGAGATGTTATCTCATGGACGGCCATGATTTCGGGATACAGCAGTCTCGGATACGGGTCGGAAGCGCTAAAGTTGTTGAATGATATGTTATGGGACAATGTGAAGCCGAACATGTTCACTTACTCTTCGGCATTGAAAGCTTGTGCGAGACTAGAAAATGCGAATTATGGAAAATGGATTCATGCATGCGTGAGCAAGGCTAAAGCTCTCGAGAATGTGTTCGTGGGAAGTTCATTGATCGATATGTACATGAGGTGCAGAGATGTAGCCGATGCTCTAAGAGTGTTCGATGAGATGCCGGATAGAAACTCGGTCACATGGAAAGTAATGGTGATAGGGTACGCTAAGAATGGGCGGTGTAAAGAGGCTTTGAAGCTTATGTATCGAATGCAGGAAGAAGGGTTCGATGTCGACAACTTTGTTCTCGCGACAGTTCTGAGTGCTTGCGGAGATGTTCAGTGGGAGTCAGAGCGCGCCTCGACTTGTTGCTTGATATCTGGTTGTGTAAATGAAACAAGAAAGTGA
- the LOC109725479 gene encoding gamma-glutamyltranspeptidase 1-like isoform X1: MAGELRALSLSLSNPSPRSLSTAPLMRLRAAITFVVVLLLACLLGAAASPRPAHATGPLHGGAVAADDGRCSAVGRDALREGGHAVDAAVAAALCLGVVSPASSGIGGGAFMLVSLTRGGGGGAQAFDMRETAPSAASESMYARNSALKSSGALSIAVPAEVSGLYEAWKQHGKLPWKRLVRPAEQFARKGFRISPYLHMQMEKTRSGILNDKGLRSVFTSNGDLLKPGDICRNRKLSRTFRAIAELGPDALYKGSVGINLVRDVRKLGGILTMKDLQKYRVKVQEPIKANVMGLTILGMPPPSAGGAGMILILNILAQYGIPSGVSGTLGLHRFIESLKHFFAVRMNLGDPDFVNVSEVISDMLSPKFAGDLKKTILDNMTFGPSHYGGRWNILHDHGTSHLCVVDSERNAVSMTSTVNSYFGSQIMSPSTGIVLNNEMDDFSIPTNASANTPPPAPANFIRPFKRPLSSMTPTIILKDGQLTGVVGASGGAMITAGTVEVFLNHFAKGMDPLSSIMAPRVYHELIPNVVQYENWTTVFGDHFEVPAATRAQLRKKGHVLQALAGGTICQFIVRNLESLRTRNGVMFGDLIAVSDPRKGGLPAGY; this comes from the exons ATGGCCGGTGAGCTccgagctctctctctttctctctctaaccccTCTCCTCGCTCCTTATCCACAGCTCCATTAATGCGCCTACGCGCGGCCATTAccttcgtcgtcgtcctcctcctcgcctgcctcctcggcgccgccgcctcgccccgCCCGGCCCACGCGACTGGGCCGCTCCACGGCGGGGCCGTCGCCGCCGACGACGGGCGGTGCTCGGCCGTGGGGAGGGACGCGCTCCGCGAGGGCGGCCACGCCGTCGACGCCGCGGTGGCGGCCGCACTCTGCCTCGGCGTGGTGAGCCCCGCGTCCAgcggcatcggcggcggcgcctTCATGCTCGTGAGCCTcacccgcggcggcggcggcggcgcccaggCCTTCGACATGCGGGAGACCGCGCCCTCGGCGGCGTCGGAG AGCATGTATGCGAGAAATTCCGCACTAAAGTCAAGCGGTGCTCTATCTATAGCTGTGCCAGCGGAAGTTTCAGGTCTTTATGAGGCTTGGAAGCAACACGGCAAGCTTCCATGGAAACGGCTGGTCCGACCAGCCGAACAGTTTGCTCGAAAGGGCTTTCGAATTTCCCCTTATCTCCATATGCAGATGGAGAAGACAAGATCAGGCATTTTAAATGATAAGGGCCTGCGAAGTGTGTTTACGTCAAACGGAGATCTCTTAAAGCCGGGTGATATTTGTCGCAATAGAAAGCTTTCTCGAACATTTAGAGCTATTGCGGAGCTTGGACCAGATGCACTTTATAAGGGGTCGGTTGGGATTAACTTGGTTAGAGATGTTCGCAAGTTAGGAGGTATCTTGACCATGAAAGATTTGCAGAAGTATCGAGTAAAGGTTCAAGAACCGATAAAGGCGAATGTGATGGGTCTAACAATATTGGGCATGCCGCCCCCTTCGGCCGGTGGTGCTGGAATGATCCTT ATATTAAATATTCTTGCTCAATATGGAATTCCTTCAGGTGTTTCTGGCACCCTTGGTCTTCATCGGTTTATCGAATCATTAAAGCATTTTTTTGCCGTAAGAATGAATCTCGGCGATCCTGACTTTGTAAATGTTTCTGAAGTAATATCTGATATGTTATCTCCAAAGTTTGCGGGAGATTTGAAGAAAACCATACTTGATAATATGACTTTCGGCCCAAGCCATTATGGTGGAAG GTGGAACATCCTTCATGATCACGGAACCAGTCACTTGTGCGTTGTCGATAGCGAGCGAAATGCTGTGTCAATGACCAGTACAGTAAATTCATACTTTGGGTCCCAAATTATGTCCCCAAGTACCGGGATAGTGCTAAATAATGAGATGGATGATTTTTCTATTCCCACAAATGCTTCTGCTAACACTCCACCACCAGCTCCTGCAAATTTTATCAGGCCTTTCAAAAGGCCATTATCCTCCATGACACCGACGATCATTCTTAAG GATGGACAATTGACGGGTGTTGTCGGGGCTAGTGGAGGGGCCATGATTACTGCTGGGACTGTTGAAGTGTTTTTAAATCATTTCGCCAAAGGAATGGATCCATTATCTTCCATCATGGCTCCACGAGTGTACCATGAG CTGATCCCAAATGTGGTTCAATACGAGAACTGGACGACGGTATTCGGAGACCATTTTGAAGTTCCTGCAGCGACGCGAGCACAATTGCGGAAGAAGGGCCATGTTTTACAAGCACTAGCAGGTGGAACAATATGCCAATTTATTGTTCGCAATCTGGAGAGTTTGCGGACACGAAATGGGGTTATGTTTGGAGATTTAATTGCAGTAAGTGACCCGAGAAAAGGTGGTCTCCCAGCTGGTTATTGA
- the LOC109725479 gene encoding gamma-glutamyltranspeptidase 1-like isoform X2 yields MAGELRALSLSLSNPSPRSLSTAPLMRLRAAITFVVVLLLACLLGAAASPRPAHATGPLHGGAVAADDGRCSAVGRDALREGGHAVDAAVAAALCLGVVSPASSGIGGGAFMLVSLTRGGGGGAQAFDMRETAPSAASESMYARNSALKSSGALSIAVPAEVSGLYEAWKQHGKLPWKRLVRPAEQFARKGFRISPYLHMQMEKTRSGILNDKGLRSVFTSNGDLLKPGDICRNRKLSRTFRAIAELGPDALYKGSVGINLVRDVRKLGGILTMKDLQKYRVKVQEPIKANVMGLTILGMPPPSAGGAGMILILNILAQYGIPSGVSGTLGLHRFIESLKHFFAVRMNLGDPDFVNVSEVISDMLSPKFAGDLKKTILDNMTFGPSHYGGRWNILHDHGTSHLCVVDSERNAVSMTSTVNSYFGSQIMSPSTGIVLNNEMDDFSIPTNASANTPPPAPANFIRPFKRPLSSMTPTIILKDGQLTGVVGASGGAMITAGTVEVFLNHFAKGMDPLSSIMAPRVYHESFCSMPRS; encoded by the exons ATGGCCGGTGAGCTccgagctctctctctttctctctctaaccccTCTCCTCGCTCCTTATCCACAGCTCCATTAATGCGCCTACGCGCGGCCATTAccttcgtcgtcgtcctcctcctcgcctgcctcctcggcgccgccgcctcgccccgCCCGGCCCACGCGACTGGGCCGCTCCACGGCGGGGCCGTCGCCGCCGACGACGGGCGGTGCTCGGCCGTGGGGAGGGACGCGCTCCGCGAGGGCGGCCACGCCGTCGACGCCGCGGTGGCGGCCGCACTCTGCCTCGGCGTGGTGAGCCCCGCGTCCAgcggcatcggcggcggcgcctTCATGCTCGTGAGCCTcacccgcggcggcggcggcggcgcccaggCCTTCGACATGCGGGAGACCGCGCCCTCGGCGGCGTCGGAG AGCATGTATGCGAGAAATTCCGCACTAAAGTCAAGCGGTGCTCTATCTATAGCTGTGCCAGCGGAAGTTTCAGGTCTTTATGAGGCTTGGAAGCAACACGGCAAGCTTCCATGGAAACGGCTGGTCCGACCAGCCGAACAGTTTGCTCGAAAGGGCTTTCGAATTTCCCCTTATCTCCATATGCAGATGGAGAAGACAAGATCAGGCATTTTAAATGATAAGGGCCTGCGAAGTGTGTTTACGTCAAACGGAGATCTCTTAAAGCCGGGTGATATTTGTCGCAATAGAAAGCTTTCTCGAACATTTAGAGCTATTGCGGAGCTTGGACCAGATGCACTTTATAAGGGGTCGGTTGGGATTAACTTGGTTAGAGATGTTCGCAAGTTAGGAGGTATCTTGACCATGAAAGATTTGCAGAAGTATCGAGTAAAGGTTCAAGAACCGATAAAGGCGAATGTGATGGGTCTAACAATATTGGGCATGCCGCCCCCTTCGGCCGGTGGTGCTGGAATGATCCTT ATATTAAATATTCTTGCTCAATATGGAATTCCTTCAGGTGTTTCTGGCACCCTTGGTCTTCATCGGTTTATCGAATCATTAAAGCATTTTTTTGCCGTAAGAATGAATCTCGGCGATCCTGACTTTGTAAATGTTTCTGAAGTAATATCTGATATGTTATCTCCAAAGTTTGCGGGAGATTTGAAGAAAACCATACTTGATAATATGACTTTCGGCCCAAGCCATTATGGTGGAAG GTGGAACATCCTTCATGATCACGGAACCAGTCACTTGTGCGTTGTCGATAGCGAGCGAAATGCTGTGTCAATGACCAGTACAGTAAATTCATACTTTGGGTCCCAAATTATGTCCCCAAGTACCGGGATAGTGCTAAATAATGAGATGGATGATTTTTCTATTCCCACAAATGCTTCTGCTAACACTCCACCACCAGCTCCTGCAAATTTTATCAGGCCTTTCAAAAGGCCATTATCCTCCATGACACCGACGATCATTCTTAAG GATGGACAATTGACGGGTGTTGTCGGGGCTAGTGGAGGGGCCATGATTACTGCTGGGACTGTTGAAGTGTTTTTAAATCATTTCGCCAAAGGAATGGATCCATTATCTTCCATCATGGCTCCACGAGTGTACCATGAG AGCTTTTGCAGTATGCCAAGATCCTAA
- the LOC109725480 gene encoding protein EPIDERMAL PATTERNING FACTOR 2-like, producing MKKCYCTKDTLLLFMLLLISTMCEGLRSTPHDITGSNDEGDETSSLFKEERDDDILKGMFATGSSLPDCTNACGACFPCKRVMVSFKCSVAESCPIVYRCMCKGKYYHVPSN from the exons ATGAAGAAGTGTTATTGCACCAAAGATACACTTCTTCTATTCATGCTCTTATTGATCTCTACAATGTGTGAAGGTCTTCGATCAACACCTC ATGATATAACGGGTTCGAATGACGAAGGAGATGAAACAAGCTCTTTGTTTAAG GAGGAGAGAGATGACGACATCCTAAAAGGAATGTTCGCGACCGGTTCGAGCTTGCCCGACTGCACGAACGCTTGCGGGGCGTGTTTTCCATGCAAGAGGGTCATGGTGAGCTTCAAGTGCTCCGTCGCCGAGTCGTGCCCGATCGTCTACCGTTGCATGTGCAAGGGGAAATACTATCACGTCCCGTCGAATTGA
- the LOC109725478 gene encoding uncharacterized protein LOC109725478 isoform X1, translating into MAVALVASPVSIHDLLRRAEPRGIAGGLPFRFTSRSPPRRRRRSRSFGGVLVRAALEERMLDAEVSNGGMGRYSIEGELGGVGLNGNGDGFGYDVVEGSTNGSLEEYLKENGASNGSLVKYEDGNGAAPKGGDEASEETKRKKRVEEIGKEDAWFKKGGQEVQVSVSPGGRWNRFKTYSTIQRTLEIWGFVFLFLFKAWLNNQKFSYRGGMTEEKKVIRRKTLAKWLKESILRLGPTFIKIGQQFSTRVDILAQEYVDQLSELQDQVPPFPSQTAVSIIEEELGASVDNIFERFDYEPIAAASLGQVHRARLNGQEVVIKVQRPGLKELFDIDLKNLRVIAEYLQKVDPKSDGAKRDWVAIYDECASVLYQEIDYMKEAANAEKFADNFKNMDYVKVPNVFWEYTTPQVLTMEYVPGIKINRIKQLDQLGVDRKRLGRYAVESYLEQILSHGFFHADPHPGNIAVDDVNGGRLIFYDFGMMGSISPNIREGLLETFYGVYEKDPDRVLQAMIQMGVLVPTGDMTAVRRTALFFLNSFEERLVAQRKEREIASTELGFKKQLTREEKLEKKKQRLAAIGEDLLAIAADQPFRFPATFTFVVRAFSVLDGIGKGLDPRFDITEIAKPYALELLRFREAGVEVVVKDIKKRWERQSRAFYNLFRQADRVERLAQIIQRLEQGDLKLRVRTLESERAFQRVSAVQRTIGNAVAAGSLVNLATLLYLNSIRVPAITAYVFSAFFGLRILFGILKVKKLDQQERLITGTA; encoded by the exons ATGGCGGTGGCCCTCGTCGCCTCTCCCGTCTCCATCCACGACCTCCTCCGGCGAGCGGAGCCGCGGGGGATCGCCGGAGGTCTGCCGTTTAGGTTTACTAGCCGGAgcccgccgcggcggcggcggcgtagtAGGTCGTTCGGTGGGGTTCTCGTTAGGGCGGCGCTGGAGGAGAGGATGCTGGACGCCGAGGTTTCGAATGGGGGGATGGGTAGGTATTCGATCGAGGGGGAGTTGGGTGGTGTTGGATTGAACGGGAACGGAGATGGGTTTGGGTATGACGTGGTAGAGGGGAGTACGAATGGCAGCTTGGAGGAGTATTTGAAGGAGAATGGAGCGAGTAATGGGAGTTTAGTGAAATATGAGGATGGTAATGGCGCAGCCCCGAAAGGGGGAGATGAGGCTTCGGAGGagacgaagaggaagaagagagtgGAGGAGATTGGAAAGGAGGATGCTTGGTTTAAGAAAGGGGGACAAGAGGTCCAG GTTTCTGTTTCCCCTGGTGGGCGCTGGAATCGATTTAAAACCTATTCCACAATCCAAAGAACTTTGGAAATATGGgggtttgtttttcttttcctttttaaggCGTGGCTCAACAACCAGAAATTCTCTTATCGTG GAGGAATGACGGAGGAGAAAAAGGTTATAAGACGGAAAACCCTCGCAAAGTGGCTAAAAGAGAGTATTTTGAGATTAGGCCCCACATTTATCAAAATTGGGCAACAGTTCTCTACAAGAGTGGATATTCTGGCACAAGAGTATGTGGATCAGTTGTCTGAATTGCAG gATCAAGTTCCTCCATTCCCTTCCCAAACAGCTGTATCAATTATTGAGGAAGAACTTGGAGCCTCAGTGGATAATATATTTGAACGATTTGACTATGAGCCAATAGCTGCTGCAAGTCTTG GTCAGGTTCATCGTGCAAGATTAAATGGTCAAGAAGTTGTGATCAAGGTGCAAAGACCTGGTCTGAAGGAACTATTTGACATTGATTTGAAGAATCTAAGG GTAATAGCTGAATACCTTCAGAAAGTGGATCCGAAGTCAGATGGTGCCAAGAGAGACTGGGTTGCTATCTATGATGAATGTGCGAGCGTCCTATATCAG GAAATAGACTATATGAAAGAAGCAGCTAATGCAGAAAAGTTTGCTGATAACTTCAAAAATATGGATTATGTAAAGGTGCCAAATGTATTCTGGGAATACACGACacctcag GTATTGACAATGGAATATGTTCCAGGAATAAAGATAAACAGGATAAAGCAACTAGATCAGTTGGGTGTGGATCGGAAAAG ATTGGGCCGATATGCAGTTGAGTCTTATCTGGAGCAAATCTTATCTCATGGATTTTTCCATGCTGATCCG CATCCTGGAAATATTGCTGTTGATGATGTCAATGGCGGCAGGCTCATCTTCTATGATTTTGGAATGATGGGAAG TATTAGTCCTAATATAAGGGAAGGCTTGCTTGAAACATTCTATGGAGTATATGAAAAGGACCCCGATAGG GTGCTTCAAGCGATGATTCAAATGGGAGTCCTTGTTCCCACCGGTGATATGACAGCTGTCAGAAGAACAGCTTTATTTTTCCTTAACAG cTTTGAGGAACGTCTAGTGGCccagaggaaagagagagagatagcaaGCACTGAACTCGGATTTAAAAAGCAACTGACCAGAGAGGAAAAACtagaaaagaagaagcaaagacTCGCAGCAATTG GAGAGGATCTCTTGGCAATTGCTGCAGATCAACCTTTTCGCTTTCCTGCTACTTTCACATTTGTTGTTAGAGCATTTTCAG TATTGGATGGGATTGGGAAGGGCCTTGATCCTAGATTCGACATTACAGAAATCGCCAAGCC GTATGCCTTGGAATTACTAAGATTTCGGGAAGCTGGTGTTGAAGTAGTTGTAAAG gATATAAAGAAAAGATGGGAGCGCCAATCGCGTGCATTCTATAATCTATTTAGACAAGCTGATAGAGTTGAAAGACTTGCGCAAATAATTCAACGTCTG GAGCAAGGGGATCTCAAGCTTCGAGTGCGAACTTTGGAATCTGAAAGAGCATTCCAAAGAGTTTCTGCTGTACAGCGGACAATTGGAAAT GCGGTTGCTGCAGGAAGTTTAGTAAACCTTGCTACACTTTTATACCTCAATTCTATTAGA GTCCCAGCAATTACCGCATATGTGTTCTCCGCATTCTTTGGATTGCGAATTCTCTTTGGTATTCTCAAGGTCAAGAAGTTAGATCAACAAGAGAGATTGATAACAGGCACTGCATAA
- the LOC109725478 gene encoding uncharacterized protein LOC109725478 isoform X2, whose product MAQPRKGEMRLRRRRRGRREWRRLERRMLGLRKGDKRSRFLFPLVGAGIDLKPIPQSKELWKYGGGMTEEKKVIRRKTLAKWLKESILRLGPTFIKIGQQFSTRVDILAQEYVDQLSELQDQVPPFPSQTAVSIIEEELGASVDNIFERFDYEPIAAASLGQVHRARLNGQEVVIKVQRPGLKELFDIDLKNLRVIAEYLQKVDPKSDGAKRDWVAIYDECASVLYQEIDYMKEAANAEKFADNFKNMDYVKVPNVFWEYTTPQVLTMEYVPGIKINRIKQLDQLGVDRKRLGRYAVESYLEQILSHGFFHADPHPGNIAVDDVNGGRLIFYDFGMMGSISPNIREGLLETFYGVYEKDPDRVLQAMIQMGVLVPTGDMTAVRRTALFFLNSFEERLVAQRKEREIASTELGFKKQLTREEKLEKKKQRLAAIGEDLLAIAADQPFRFPATFTFVVRAFSVLDGIGKGLDPRFDITEIAKPYALELLRFREAGVEVVVKDIKKRWERQSRAFYNLFRQADRVERLAQIIQRLEQGDLKLRVRTLESERAFQRVSAVQRTIGNAVAAGSLVNLATLLYLNSIRVPAITAYVFSAFFGLRILFGILKVKKLDQQERLITGTA is encoded by the exons ATGGCGCAGCCCCGAAAGGGGGAGATGAGGCTTCGGAGGagacgaagaggaagaagagagtgGAGGAGATTGGAAAGGAGGATGCTTGGTTTAAGAAAGGGGGACAAGAGGTCCAG GTTTCTGTTTCCCCTGGTGGGCGCTGGAATCGATTTAAAACCTATTCCACAATCCAAAGAACTTTGGAAATATGGgg GAGGAATGACGGAGGAGAAAAAGGTTATAAGACGGAAAACCCTCGCAAAGTGGCTAAAAGAGAGTATTTTGAGATTAGGCCCCACATTTATCAAAATTGGGCAACAGTTCTCTACAAGAGTGGATATTCTGGCACAAGAGTATGTGGATCAGTTGTCTGAATTGCAG gATCAAGTTCCTCCATTCCCTTCCCAAACAGCTGTATCAATTATTGAGGAAGAACTTGGAGCCTCAGTGGATAATATATTTGAACGATTTGACTATGAGCCAATAGCTGCTGCAAGTCTTG GTCAGGTTCATCGTGCAAGATTAAATGGTCAAGAAGTTGTGATCAAGGTGCAAAGACCTGGTCTGAAGGAACTATTTGACATTGATTTGAAGAATCTAAGG GTAATAGCTGAATACCTTCAGAAAGTGGATCCGAAGTCAGATGGTGCCAAGAGAGACTGGGTTGCTATCTATGATGAATGTGCGAGCGTCCTATATCAG GAAATAGACTATATGAAAGAAGCAGCTAATGCAGAAAAGTTTGCTGATAACTTCAAAAATATGGATTATGTAAAGGTGCCAAATGTATTCTGGGAATACACGACacctcag GTATTGACAATGGAATATGTTCCAGGAATAAAGATAAACAGGATAAAGCAACTAGATCAGTTGGGTGTGGATCGGAAAAG ATTGGGCCGATATGCAGTTGAGTCTTATCTGGAGCAAATCTTATCTCATGGATTTTTCCATGCTGATCCG CATCCTGGAAATATTGCTGTTGATGATGTCAATGGCGGCAGGCTCATCTTCTATGATTTTGGAATGATGGGAAG TATTAGTCCTAATATAAGGGAAGGCTTGCTTGAAACATTCTATGGAGTATATGAAAAGGACCCCGATAGG GTGCTTCAAGCGATGATTCAAATGGGAGTCCTTGTTCCCACCGGTGATATGACAGCTGTCAGAAGAACAGCTTTATTTTTCCTTAACAG cTTTGAGGAACGTCTAGTGGCccagaggaaagagagagagatagcaaGCACTGAACTCGGATTTAAAAAGCAACTGACCAGAGAGGAAAAACtagaaaagaagaagcaaagacTCGCAGCAATTG GAGAGGATCTCTTGGCAATTGCTGCAGATCAACCTTTTCGCTTTCCTGCTACTTTCACATTTGTTGTTAGAGCATTTTCAG TATTGGATGGGATTGGGAAGGGCCTTGATCCTAGATTCGACATTACAGAAATCGCCAAGCC GTATGCCTTGGAATTACTAAGATTTCGGGAAGCTGGTGTTGAAGTAGTTGTAAAG gATATAAAGAAAAGATGGGAGCGCCAATCGCGTGCATTCTATAATCTATTTAGACAAGCTGATAGAGTTGAAAGACTTGCGCAAATAATTCAACGTCTG GAGCAAGGGGATCTCAAGCTTCGAGTGCGAACTTTGGAATCTGAAAGAGCATTCCAAAGAGTTTCTGCTGTACAGCGGACAATTGGAAAT GCGGTTGCTGCAGGAAGTTTAGTAAACCTTGCTACACTTTTATACCTCAATTCTATTAGA GTCCCAGCAATTACCGCATATGTGTTCTCCGCATTCTTTGGATTGCGAATTCTCTTTGGTATTCTCAAGGTCAAGAAGTTAGATCAACAAGAGAGATTGATAACAGGCACTGCATAA
- the LOC109725601 gene encoding putative MYST-like histone acetyltransferase 1: MSSSPEPGTSGGAAAPGAEDDPAPPPPLEVGASVLWRREGQLIPAEIVERRVIPGGGDEYEYYVHCTDSDRSRGVWVKSEQLDLGLEGADADKRTDDKGHEEFDIASLQQLREIIRLKHIAKIGLGTHEIDTSLHSPFLDDNDNSKLYFCEFCLDFKEQKGHLERHMESCHLRHPPGTEIYQSGNLSVFEVDGKEEEVYTGTLCILAKLFLSSKASKPEVEHFLFYILCEYDDQGYHMVAYFSKVKNVEQKYNLSCILTFPPFQRKGYGTLLIELSYEFSRREGKARGPERPLSKLGQLSYKLYWTRVLVNILQEKETVSIKVCICSHLIGRFIDQS; the protein is encoded by the exons ATGAGCTCGTCGCCGGAGCCGGGAAccagcggcggcgccgccgctccGGGGGCGGAGGATgacccggcgccgccgccgccgctggagGTGGGAGCGTCCGTGCTTTGGCGGCGGGAGGGGCAGCTGATCCCGGCGGAGATCGTCGAGCGCCGCGTGATTCCCGGCGGCGGCGATGAGTACGAGTACTACGTGCATTGCACCGATT CTGATAGGAGTCGTGGTGTGTGGGTTAAGAGTGAACAACTTGATCTTGGTTTGGAGGGGGCTGATGCAGATAAGCGAACGGACGATAAG GGACATGAGGAGTTTGATATTGCTAGCTTGCAGCAATTGCGTGAGATTATTAGACTCAAACATATTGCGAAAATAGGACTTGGCACGCATGAAATTGATACGTCGCTTCATTCTCCTTTTTTGGATGATAACGACAATTCGAAGCTATACTTCTGTGAGTTCTGCCTTGATTTTAAGGAGCAGAAAGGACATCTTGAGAGGCACATG GAAAGTTGTCATCTTAGGCACCCGCCAGGCACTGAGATTTACCAGAGTGGCAACCTATCTGTGTTTGAG GTTGATGGCAAAGAGGAGGAGGTTTATACAGGAACACTCTGTATTTTGGCAAAATTATTTCTTTCGAGCAAGGCATCCAAGCCTGAAGTTGAGCACTTCTTGTTTTACATTCTTTGCGAATATGATGATCAAGGGTACCATATGGTTGCATATTTTTCCAAG GTTAAGAACGTAGAGCAGAAGTACAATTTATCTTGCATTCTCACCTTCCCTCCATTCCAGAGAAAAGGATATGGTACACTCCTAATAGAATTAT CATATGAGTTTTCGAGAAGGGAAGGCAAAGCAAGGGGGCCGGAGCGGCCTCTCTCTAAGTTGGGACAGTTGAGCTACAAATTGTACTGGACAAGGGTTCTTGTAAACATCCTTCAAGAGAAGGAAACCGTGTCAATCAAG GTTTGCATATGTTCTCACTTGATTGGAAGATTTATTGATCAGTCTTAG